A window from Exiguobacterium marinum DSM 16307 encodes these proteins:
- a CDS encoding GNAT family N-acetyltransferase yields MNIRQATKQDSKQIAPLMYQAIHEIAYTLTASKNTSEVLERLAGWVEHPKNRLSHKNIWVVDVEGEVAGIIISYRGDEAEELDRPIREWLKARGSEEELDVETEGHVQYIDSLAVAEAFGGQGIGTKLIEHICTVAEEHRVPAVTLNVDQENVAAHRLYTRLGFQKEKEINISGAKFDYMKKEINSPPFSV; encoded by the coding sequence ATGAATATTCGACAAGCAACGAAACAAGACAGTAAACAGATTGCACCACTCATGTATCAAGCAATTCATGAGATTGCGTACACGTTAACAGCGTCAAAAAATACAAGTGAAGTCTTGGAACGTCTTGCGGGTTGGGTGGAGCATCCGAAAAATCGCTTGAGTCACAAAAATATTTGGGTGGTCGATGTGGAAGGTGAAGTGGCCGGGATAATCATTTCGTACCGTGGAGACGAAGCAGAGGAGCTAGATCGTCCGATTCGAGAATGGTTGAAGGCACGTGGAAGTGAGGAAGAGTTGGACGTTGAAACGGAAGGGCACGTTCAGTACATCGACTCACTCGCTGTCGCAGAGGCGTTTGGAGGACAAGGAATTGGGACGAAGTTAATCGAACATATTTGTACAGTCGCGGAAGAGCATCGTGTTCCAGCAGTCACATTGAATGTGGACCAAGAAAATGTTGCGGCGCATCGCTTATATACACGTCTCGGATTCCAAAAAGAAAAAGAAATCAATATTTCCGGGGCGAAATTTGACTATATGAAAAAAGAAATCAACTCGCCTCCTTTCTCAGTCTAA
- a CDS encoding sugar nucleotide-binding protein, with product MKAIITGMNGTVAPVVADTLQRHGIEGVAWDRERVSTTNEEEMRRFIDSIRPDYFLHIGMGAVEWAETLARLCAEKNIPFLFTSTVSIFSDDVTGPITPDTSPDAEDDYGRYKRDCERAIVRVNPGAQIVRLGWQIGEEAGSNNMMDYFTNEMKQRGVIQASEHWYPSCSFLPDTADALFEILTKRGPGIYQLNGNANYSLYDIAVGLKELHDADWQIESTDEPKRDNRMIDSSVSIRPISKRLNLQTK from the coding sequence ATGAAAGCAATCATTACTGGAATGAACGGTACTGTAGCACCAGTCGTCGCCGATACGTTACAGCGCCATGGAATTGAAGGAGTTGCGTGGGACCGTGAACGTGTGTCAACGACGAATGAAGAGGAGATGCGACGATTTATCGATAGCATCCGTCCTGATTATTTTTTACATATCGGTATGGGTGCAGTGGAATGGGCCGAGACACTCGCTCGATTATGTGCAGAGAAAAATATTCCGTTTCTGTTCACGAGTACCGTCTCCATTTTTTCAGACGATGTAACCGGACCAATTACACCGGACACCTCACCAGATGCGGAAGATGACTATGGGCGGTATAAGCGTGATTGTGAACGTGCGATTGTTCGCGTCAATCCAGGTGCACAAATCGTCCGTCTCGGATGGCAAATCGGAGAAGAGGCCGGATCGAATAATATGATGGACTACTTTACAAACGAGATGAAACAACGAGGTGTCATTCAAGCGAGTGAGCATTGGTATCCATCTTGCTCATTTTTACCGGATACAGCAGACGCTTTATTCGAAATTTTGACAAAACGTGGTCCTGGAATCTATCAATTAAACGGCAACGCGAACTATTCCTTGTACGACATTGCGGTAGGGTTAAAAGAACTTCACGATGCGGATTGGCAAATCGAAAGTACAGATGAACCGAAACGAGACAATCGGATGATTGATTCATCTGTATCCATTCGTCCGATTTCAAAACGCTTGAATCTGCAAACCAAATAA
- a CDS encoding NAD(P)/FAD-dependent oxidoreductase — MNEEVFDVTIIGGGPAGLYAAFYSGLRGMKTKIIEFQPFLGGKVHAYPEKMVWDVGGLLPTTGANLIDQLVEQGLTFSPTVHLGEKVESISKHQDGLFRIDTTNGHHVSKTIIVATGSGILKPHKIEVSGAERFELSNLHYTVKSLERFKGKRVLISGGGNSAVDWANALEPIAEQVVLTYRKEELGGHEAQVEKIKQSRVDCCPQSKVTDLISHDGRSIQQVCLTHVETGKSRVIDVDEVVINHGYEQDTELLRHSDLQVEMKDGFYVKGNSGSESSVSGLYAAGDILTHEGKVHLIAGAFQDAANAVNRAKTYIDPNATATAMVSSHNERLKEKNRQLIEETMMKR; from the coding sequence ATGAACGAGGAAGTATTCGACGTGACGATTATCGGTGGGGGACCTGCCGGATTATATGCCGCTTTTTACAGCGGTTTACGAGGCATGAAGACGAAAATCATCGAATTTCAACCTTTTTTAGGCGGAAAAGTGCACGCGTATCCGGAAAAGATGGTCTGGGATGTAGGTGGACTCCTTCCGACAACAGGTGCGAATCTGATTGATCAGCTAGTCGAGCAAGGCCTCACATTTTCTCCAACGGTTCATCTTGGCGAGAAAGTAGAGTCGATTTCGAAACACCAAGACGGATTGTTTAGAATCGATACGACGAATGGGCATCATGTGTCGAAAACCATCATCGTTGCGACCGGAAGCGGGATTCTCAAGCCTCATAAAATCGAAGTGAGCGGAGCGGAACGATTCGAATTGTCAAATCTTCATTATACGGTCAAATCGCTTGAACGCTTCAAAGGGAAGCGTGTATTGATTTCCGGTGGAGGCAATAGTGCTGTTGATTGGGCCAATGCCCTTGAGCCGATTGCAGAACAGGTCGTACTGACGTATCGAAAAGAAGAACTCGGTGGACATGAGGCACAAGTCGAGAAGATTAAACAGAGTCGGGTTGATTGTTGCCCACAATCTAAAGTGACGGATTTGATTTCTCACGATGGGAGATCGATTCAGCAAGTATGTTTGACACATGTAGAAACAGGTAAGTCGCGTGTGATCGATGTGGATGAAGTAGTGATCAATCACGGGTACGAGCAAGATACGGAGTTGCTTCGTCACAGTGATTTACAGGTAGAAATGAAGGATGGATTTTATGTGAAAGGCAATTCAGGTAGCGAGTCATCCGTATCGGGATTATACGCCGCCGGTGACATCCTCACACATGAAGGGAAAGTACATCTTATCGCGGGAGCGTTTCAAGATGCTGCGAATGCGGTAAACCGGGCCAAAACATACATTGACCCGAATGCGACCGCAACGGCAATGGTGTCCTCTCATAACGAACGATTAAAAGAAAAGAACCGTCAACTGATAGAAGAAACCATGATGAAGCGGTAA
- a CDS encoding pyrroline-5-carboxylate reductase family protein: protein MNQLLMVGAGSMSEALVRGWIESGVEPTHITMTNRSDRERLHFLQDELGVQIVEDENVNDYDIVVLAMQPDGVIPYVESKEWKTPLLVSVAAHIEPSQLEEASGLPAVCAMPNTPVAYRSGMTGLWFGPETDDTDRDQATSLFERVGRTAVTDAKTMSAFMAAAGCSPAFFYEIVGAMTPVLTDVGYDEQTARQIVAQAMKGSAELLSHETRETNELIADVAAPGGPTDRGVGVLRKRDLADVMSSALRESAKENHETIEEA from the coding sequence ATGAATCAATTATTAATGGTCGGTGCAGGATCGATGAGTGAGGCGCTCGTTCGCGGGTGGATCGAATCGGGAGTCGAACCGACACACATCACAATGACAAACCGAAGTGACCGGGAACGTTTGCACTTCCTACAAGATGAACTCGGTGTTCAAATCGTCGAGGACGAAAACGTCAACGACTATGACATCGTTGTATTAGCGATGCAACCAGATGGCGTCATTCCGTACGTAGAATCGAAAGAATGGAAGACCCCACTACTCGTCTCGGTCGCGGCACACATCGAACCGAGCCAATTAGAAGAAGCTTCAGGGCTTCCTGCCGTATGCGCGATGCCAAACACACCTGTCGCGTATCGCAGCGGGATGACGGGACTATGGTTTGGTCCAGAAACGGATGATACCGACCGCGATCAAGCGACTTCTCTCTTTGAACGTGTCGGTCGAACGGCCGTCACCGATGCGAAGACGATGTCCGCCTTTATGGCCGCTGCAGGTTGTAGTCCAGCCTTCTTCTATGAAATCGTCGGTGCGATGACCCCTGTCTTGACGGATGTCGGATACGATGAACAGACGGCGCGACAAATTGTCGCTCAGGCGATGAAAGGTTCTGCAGAGTTACTGTCACACGAAACACGTGAGACAAATGAATTGATTGCCGACGTGGCTGCCCCAGGCGGACCGACCGATCGAGGTGTCGGTGTACTTCGCAAACGTGACCTTGCCGACGTCATGTCGTCAGCTTTGCGTGAGAGCGCCAAAGAAAATCATGAAACGATTGAAGAAGCGTAA
- the yidD gene encoding membrane protein insertion efficiency factor YidD, giving the protein MKRVLVKGIQGYQRFISPLKPPTCRFYPSCSHYGIEAIEKHGAVKGSYLTARRLIRCQPFHPGGLDYVPDTFDWKAPLQREKPESQRDD; this is encoded by the coding sequence GTGAAACGTGTACTAGTTAAAGGAATTCAAGGATACCAGCGTTTTATCTCACCGTTGAAGCCACCGACATGTCGATTTTATCCGAGCTGTTCGCATTACGGAATTGAAGCGATTGAAAAACATGGGGCTGTCAAAGGGAGCTACTTAACAGCACGCCGACTCATCCGATGTCAACCGTTTCATCCGGGTGGGCTTGATTATGTACCGGATACATTTGATTGGAAAGCACCTTTGCAACGAGAGAAACCAGAATCACAGCGAGACGATTAA
- a CDS encoding cytochrome P450, whose amino-acid sequence MGKVIPKQEGIDHSVDFLREGYLFVANRRKSFQSDIFETRLLGERVICVGGEEAAEVFYDANKFMRQDAAPKRLLKTLFGEDGVQTLDGAAHTHRKHMFMSLMTKENIDRLLRLTHREWKQIEQNEEEVVLYDVSQQVLMKAVCEWAGVPLAPEEVVRRTDEMRLLFESGTSLGPTYLQGRKARASAESWIRQMVKEVRTNRLLPNEQTALYEFSWHRDESGELLPEEVVAVEVLNILRPTVAISVYILFTVLALHQFPNETEQVRQGMLTKTEFVQEVRRFYPFFPVAAARVKSDFEWNGYTFSEGTLTLLDLYGTNHDSSIWTEPDRFDPSRFKGWKESPFNFIPQGGGDVDFGHRCAGEHVTIAVLEQVIELFTEEFSYTVPPQDLSYSFVDMPSLPKSKLRLADVKRI is encoded by the coding sequence ATGGGGAAAGTCATACCGAAACAAGAAGGAATCGACCACAGTGTCGATTTTTTACGAGAGGGGTATTTGTTCGTCGCCAATCGACGCAAAAGTTTTCAATCAGACATCTTTGAGACTCGTTTACTCGGGGAACGTGTGATTTGTGTTGGGGGTGAAGAGGCTGCAGAGGTGTTTTATGATGCCAACAAATTTATGCGTCAAGACGCGGCGCCGAAACGTCTCCTTAAAACGTTATTTGGGGAAGATGGTGTCCAAACATTAGATGGAGCGGCGCATACGCATCGAAAACACATGTTCATGTCACTGATGACGAAAGAGAATATTGATCGATTGCTCCGATTGACGCATCGCGAGTGGAAACAAATCGAACAAAACGAAGAGGAAGTCGTCTTATATGATGTGTCTCAACAGGTGTTGATGAAGGCAGTATGTGAGTGGGCTGGGGTTCCGCTTGCGCCAGAAGAAGTAGTAAGACGAACAGACGAGATGAGATTATTATTCGAATCCGGCACGTCCCTTGGGCCAACCTATTTGCAAGGGCGCAAAGCGAGGGCTTCGGCTGAATCTTGGATTCGTCAAATGGTAAAAGAAGTACGGACGAACCGATTACTGCCGAACGAACAGACGGCACTTTATGAGTTTTCATGGCATCGAGACGAGTCAGGCGAATTGTTGCCTGAAGAAGTCGTGGCTGTTGAAGTGTTAAATATTCTACGCCCGACTGTCGCAATCTCTGTCTATATTCTCTTTACTGTCCTGGCATTACATCAGTTCCCGAACGAGACGGAACAAGTGAGGCAAGGTATGCTTACAAAAACCGAGTTCGTCCAAGAAGTGAGACGGTTCTATCCATTCTTCCCTGTAGCGGCAGCTCGTGTCAAATCGGACTTTGAATGGAACGGATATACGTTTTCCGAAGGCACGCTCACGCTATTAGACTTGTATGGAACGAACCATGACTCATCCATTTGGACAGAGCCTGATCGGTTTGATCCCTCTCGCTTTAAGGGCTGGAAAGAGAGTCCGTTCAACTTTATCCCACAAGGTGGGGGAGATGTGGACTTTGGACATCGTTGTGCTGGAGAACATGTAACGATTGCAGTACTAGAACAAGTCATCGAACTGTTTACAGAGGAGTTTTCCTACACGGTTCCTCCTCAAGACTTGAGTTATAGCTTTGTGGATATGCCGAGTCTTCCGAAAAGTAAACTGCGATTGGCCGATGTGAAACGAATCTAA
- a CDS encoding methyltransferase family protein: MEWMDLILIIVSCFWIVEVWRFRNRKEATDGSVERKSFYFVAATMIAVFSLSIISSVVFETPPSITQQMIGLTFYIAGVSLRYWGILHLRHQFTRHVVVRPEDELVSSGPYRYLRHPLYTGLLLITFGFSLYFLHWVIALIGAGITSLALLYRIHIEEGMLIRHFGQAYRTWSKSRKRLFPFIY; this comes from the coding sequence ATGGAATGGATGGATCTCATATTGATCATCGTGTCCTGTTTTTGGATTGTGGAAGTATGGCGATTTCGTAATCGGAAAGAGGCAACAGATGGATCGGTCGAGCGGAAAAGCTTTTATTTCGTAGCAGCAACGATGATTGCTGTCTTTTCGTTATCCATCATATCTTCTGTTGTTTTTGAAACGCCTCCATCAATCACTCAACAAATGATTGGACTTACATTTTACATAGCCGGTGTGTCCTTACGATATTGGGGAATTTTACACCTCCGTCACCAATTTACTCGACACGTCGTCGTTCGACCTGAAGATGAGCTCGTCAGCTCAGGACCGTATCGCTATTTGCGTCATCCGTTGTATACAGGCTTGTTACTGATCACGTTCGGATTTTCTCTATATTTTCTCCATTGGGTCATCGCATTAATCGGTGCGGGTATAACATCACTTGCGTTACTATACCGGATTCACATCGAAGAAGGAATGCTGATTCGTCACTTTGGGCAAGCCTATCGTACTTGGTCGAAGTCACGCAAACGTTTATTCCCCTTTATCTATTAA
- the feoB gene encoding ferrous iron transport protein B: MSQRIALIGNPNTGKTSLFNRLTGSFAHVGNWAGVTIEQKIGQLHGKVGQLIDLPGVYDLDPLSADEAIVSRFLLHEPFDGMINIVDASQLERNLQLTLQLLEMGRPLQIGLNMVDVAESRGMHVHLDKLKTLLQVDVFPITARTGDGCDVLLSSIQMEKRQPFELNYGPETEEAIARILREVGLSRTDRWIAIQYLAGNRIVVDHLEASSPDIVAIRKDLEATLGRFAHAHITERRRDWAKQIRHQVIENQRMQEVTMTDRIDAVVTHPILGLPIFFGVLYALFHVTFNWIGAPFSDLLDGLLSGPITSGTFWILDALGASSFIQALLVDGVIAGVGGILVFVPQIFVLFFFISFLEDSGYMARVAIVMDRFMQLVGLNGKSFIPMIIGFGCNVPGIMAARTVEEERERLVTIFISPFMSCSARLPIYAVFAASFFSAHQALVVLSLYMLGIFLALIAAKLFTKALAAEDQTSLFIVEQPPYRVPQGLTLWRSTWQKAKGFVRKAGTFIFGGSVFIWLLAYSGPGGFDVPMNDSFLAMIGGAIATLLIPLGFGTWQAGASLITGFLAKEVVVSTMAIIYAVSESDLSESLLPVFTPLSAYSFMAFVLLYVPCLATVAVIRREVGSAKLTWFTSLYGLGVAYVVSLVIYQVGRLFGFA; encoded by the coding sequence ATGAGTCAACGTATCGCATTGATTGGCAATCCAAATACAGGTAAAACTTCATTGTTTAATCGATTAACAGGTTCATTCGCACATGTCGGCAACTGGGCCGGGGTTACAATCGAACAAAAAATCGGTCAGTTACATGGGAAGGTCGGACAATTAATCGATTTGCCTGGGGTTTATGATTTAGATCCGCTCTCGGCAGATGAAGCGATTGTTTCCCGTTTTTTATTGCATGAACCGTTTGACGGGATGATCAATATTGTCGATGCCTCACAATTAGAACGCAACTTACAACTTACTTTGCAACTTCTAGAGATGGGACGTCCGCTTCAAATCGGTTTAAACATGGTCGACGTCGCAGAAAGCCGTGGGATGCATGTCCATCTCGATAAATTAAAAACACTTCTTCAAGTAGATGTGTTTCCGATTACGGCACGAACAGGTGATGGTTGTGACGTCTTACTCTCATCGATTCAAATGGAAAAACGTCAACCGTTCGAATTAAACTATGGGCCAGAGACCGAAGAAGCGATTGCACGCATCCTTCGAGAGGTAGGTCTATCGAGAACGGATCGATGGATTGCAATTCAATATTTAGCAGGTAACCGGATTGTCGTTGACCATTTGGAAGCATCATCTCCAGACATTGTCGCCATCCGTAAAGATCTCGAAGCGACACTCGGACGTTTTGCACATGCCCATATCACCGAACGTCGTCGCGATTGGGCGAAACAAATCCGACATCAAGTCATTGAAAATCAACGTATGCAAGAAGTGACGATGACGGATCGTATCGATGCGGTTGTGACACATCCTATCTTAGGTCTGCCCATCTTTTTCGGGGTACTCTATGCGCTATTCCATGTGACGTTTAATTGGATTGGCGCACCCTTTTCCGATTTATTAGACGGATTGTTGTCTGGCCCCATCACATCAGGAACCTTTTGGATATTGGATGCTTTAGGTGCCTCGTCATTCATTCAAGCACTTCTCGTAGACGGTGTCATCGCAGGTGTCGGAGGGATATTAGTCTTTGTCCCACAAATCTTTGTCCTCTTTTTCTTCATCTCATTTTTAGAGGACTCGGGATATATGGCGCGGGTCGCCATCGTGATGGACCGTTTCATGCAACTCGTCGGACTGAACGGAAAAAGTTTTATCCCGATGATTATCGGATTTGGCTGCAACGTTCCTGGAATCATGGCAGCTCGAACGGTCGAAGAGGAGAGAGAACGCCTCGTCACAATCTTCATCTCACCATTCATGTCATGTTCGGCCCGGCTTCCGATTTACGCTGTGTTTGCAGCTAGTTTCTTCTCAGCTCATCAAGCTCTCGTTGTGTTATCGCTTTATATGCTAGGCATTTTCCTCGCCTTGATTGCTGCAAAACTATTTACGAAAGCATTAGCTGCCGAAGATCAGACGAGCTTATTCATCGTAGAGCAACCCCCATACCGCGTCCCCCAAGGACTCACTCTATGGCGCAGCACTTGGCAAAAAGCCAAAGGATTCGTTCGCAAAGCCGGTACTTTTATTTTTGGAGGCTCTGTATTTATCTGGCTCCTTGCGTATTCAGGCCCGGGCGGTTTTGATGTGCCCATGAACGATAGTTTTCTAGCTATGATTGGTGGGGCAATCGCCACTTTGCTCATTCCTCTCGGATTCGGTACTTGGCAAGCCGGCGCGTCGCTCATTACCGGCTTCTTAGCAAAGGAAGTAGTCGTTTCCACTATGGCGATTATCTATGCCGTTAGCGAATCTGATTTATCTGAGTCGTTATTGCCAGTCTTCACGCCACTCAGCGCGTATAGTTTCATGGCCTTCGTCTTGCTATACGTACCTTGTTTAGCGACGGTCGCTGTCATACGTCGTGAAGTCGGGAGTGCCAAACTCACATGGTTCACCAGTTTATATGGCTTAGGGGTTGCCTATGTGGTATCGCTTGTCATTTATCAAGTCGGTCGTCTGTTCGGATTTGCGTAA
- a CDS encoding potassium channel family protein has translation MLPFLLTLRRIVRGIWRGLRDPEFQVLFSLAFLTVLSGTLFYTRFEAMRWLDALYFSVITLTTIGYGDFAPQTDIGKIFTIGYVLTGVGIMVGFITKVFDHLQKARLDELEAKQKTPPSDS, from the coding sequence ATGTTACCATTCTTACTGACACTACGACGAATCGTTCGCGGAATTTGGCGCGGGCTTCGCGATCCTGAGTTTCAGGTCCTGTTCAGTCTCGCCTTCCTCACAGTCCTATCTGGTACACTTTTTTACACCCGATTCGAGGCGATGCGTTGGTTGGATGCACTTTACTTCAGTGTCATCACCCTGACAACCATCGGATATGGTGATTTCGCACCTCAGACCGACATCGGAAAAATATTCACAATCGGATATGTATTAACCGGGGTCGGTATTATGGTCGGCTTTATCACAAAAGTGTTTGACCATTTACAAAAAGCACGACTCGATGAATTGGAAGCAAAACAAAAGACGCCACCCTCTGATTCGTGA
- a CDS encoding alanine/glycine:cation symporter family protein: MEQSFSDWVSTASNFVWGPPLLILLVGTGIYLTVRLGGIQITKLPYALKLAFSKNQDQSSKGDISHFQALMTALAATVGTGNIVGVSTAVVLGGPGAIVWMWVSGFFGMATKYAEAVLAVKYRVTDERGQMAGGPMYYLERGLNQRWLAVAFAAFASIAAFGIGNGVQTNSVALALKTTFDVPLYISGILIMIFTGAVILGGVRSIGKVVSYFVPVMIVFYLGSGLLIMFMNYSLIPDALALIFSSTFSAEAIGGGAIGAAIRYGVARGVFSNEAGLGSAPIAAAAAKTDMPGRQALVSMTQVFLDTLVVCSVTGLTLVMGGQIGTGLEGVELTSATFELFLGPAGGYIVTIGLVLFAYSTVLGWSYYGERSIHYLFGQKSILPYRIAFVLVAGLGAMTTNLNLVWALSDVFNGLMAIPNLIGLLFLSGVVIAETKRFNQQLEIENRKVS; the protein is encoded by the coding sequence ATGGAGCAATCATTTAGTGATTGGGTGAGTACAGCATCCAATTTCGTATGGGGACCACCGCTCTTGATCTTGCTTGTGGGGACAGGCATATACTTGACGGTGCGTTTAGGTGGGATTCAAATCACTAAGTTACCGTATGCATTGAAACTGGCGTTTTCGAAAAATCAAGATCAATCTTCTAAAGGGGATATCAGTCACTTCCAAGCACTCATGACCGCTCTTGCGGCGACCGTCGGTACGGGGAATATCGTTGGTGTCTCGACAGCAGTCGTGTTAGGAGGACCGGGCGCCATTGTTTGGATGTGGGTATCTGGATTCTTTGGAATGGCGACAAAGTACGCAGAAGCAGTACTTGCCGTCAAATACAGGGTGACCGATGAACGCGGTCAGATGGCCGGTGGGCCGATGTATTATCTTGAACGAGGATTGAATCAACGTTGGTTAGCGGTGGCGTTTGCAGCATTCGCTTCGATTGCGGCGTTCGGGATTGGAAACGGGGTCCAGACGAACTCGGTTGCGTTGGCACTAAAAACAACATTCGATGTACCACTCTACATATCAGGAATTCTCATTATGATTTTTACAGGTGCGGTCATTCTCGGGGGCGTACGTTCAATCGGGAAAGTTGTGAGTTATTTTGTTCCTGTCATGATTGTATTTTACTTAGGCAGCGGCTTATTGATCATGTTCATGAACTACTCGCTTATTCCGGATGCGCTCGCACTCATTTTTAGCAGTACGTTCAGTGCGGAAGCAATCGGTGGGGGAGCTATCGGGGCGGCCATTCGATATGGTGTCGCGCGTGGTGTCTTCTCGAACGAAGCGGGTCTTGGTTCTGCTCCGATCGCAGCGGCTGCGGCGAAGACGGATATGCCGGGTCGTCAGGCGCTCGTCTCAATGACGCAAGTCTTCTTAGACACGCTTGTTGTCTGTTCGGTGACCGGTTTGACGCTCGTCATGGGTGGGCAAATCGGGACAGGACTTGAAGGGGTCGAATTGACTTCCGCTACATTTGAATTGTTCCTCGGTCCGGCGGGTGGCTACATTGTCACGATCGGACTCGTCTTATTCGCCTATTCGACCGTGCTCGGTTGGTCGTATTACGGAGAACGTTCCATCCACTACTTGTTTGGGCAAAAGTCGATTCTTCCATATCGGATTGCTTTCGTCCTCGTCGCCGGACTCGGTGCGATGACGACCAACTTGAACTTGGTATGGGCGTTATCCGACGTCTTTAACGGCTTGATGGCCATCCCGAACTTAATTGGTCTCTTGTTCTTGTCGGGCGTCGTCATCGCCGAGACGAAGCGATTTAATCAACAGCTTGAGATTGAAAATCGAAAAGTATCCTAA
- a CDS encoding DUF368 domain-containing protein — translation MEWKNIWRGMAMGTSDLIPGVSGGTIAVILGIYDQLIEAISGVFSRYWKKYIGFLIPLAIGMGTAIIVLSRIIEYLLLEYYAPTQFFFIGLILGIIPLLFMEFKSRASIRPIHVIAMTLAMLLVACMAFLNPVDSSIITDMTFGTVLLLFLSGWLGSMAMLLPGISGSFVLLLIGVYPTVISAISNFNLLIIGIVGAGVAVGFIVSSKVIRYLLANFPGMTFSVIIGLVIGSLAVVFPGVPASGLIWVLSIVAFIAGVIVVRLLSRYSA, via the coding sequence ATGGAGTGGAAAAATATTTGGCGAGGGATGGCCATGGGAACAAGTGATTTGATTCCAGGTGTCAGTGGCGGCACCATCGCAGTCATTTTAGGTATCTACGATCAACTCATCGAAGCAATCAGCGGCGTGTTTAGCCGATATTGGAAGAAATATATCGGGTTCTTAATTCCGTTGGCAATTGGAATGGGGACAGCCATTATCGTCCTAAGTCGAATCATCGAATACTTATTACTTGAGTATTATGCACCGACACAGTTTTTCTTTATCGGACTGATTTTAGGGATTATTCCATTGTTATTCATGGAATTCAAATCGCGCGCATCGATTCGCCCGATTCATGTCATCGCAATGACGTTGGCAATGTTACTCGTGGCTTGTATGGCATTTCTTAATCCGGTTGATTCATCAATCATTACCGACATGACGTTCGGGACAGTGCTTCTATTATTCTTATCTGGGTGGTTAGGCAGTATGGCTATGCTACTTCCCGGTATTAGTGGTTCATTCGTTTTGTTGCTGATTGGGGTGTATCCAACGGTTATCAGTGCCATTTCAAACTTTAACCTGTTGATTATCGGGATTGTTGGTGCAGGAGTGGCAGTCGGCTTTATTGTGAGTAGTAAAGTCATCCGCTACTTGCTAGCGAATTTCCCTGGAATGACGTTTTCAGTCATTATCGGATTAGTGATTGGTTCGCTCGCCGTCGTGTTTCCAGGAGTTCCGGCTTCCGGTCTTATATGGGTACTCAGTATCGTCGCGTTTATCGCAGGTGTTATTGTCGTCCGATTACTCAGTAGATATTCTGCTTAA
- a CDS encoding FeoA family protein: protein MSLLRHVALNQTVILSDLTKIDDRLRRRMISLGFYEGCSVRVKRRAIFSGPLTIEQVDHQQIIAIRRSDAEKIGVIVP, encoded by the coding sequence ATGAGTCTATTACGACATGTCGCGTTGAATCAAACCGTCATTCTATCTGATTTGACTAAAATTGATGATCGCTTGCGCCGGCGAATGATTTCTCTTGGTTTTTATGAGGGATGCTCGGTACGTGTGAAGCGCAGAGCTATTTTTTCAGGACCGCTAACCATTGAACAAGTCGATCATCAACAAATTATCGCCATCCGAAGATCAGATGCCGAAAAAATCGGGGTGATTGTACCATGA
- a CDS encoding VOC family protein: MQIDHTGIAVRDLDEAITFYTTVLGGELMDRYTNTATGVETELAVIHIGEDVIELLRPTSNTSPIARFMKARGKGVHHIAYRVDDLDQAITKHMQNGITFLEDTLRTTAKGRRLIYMDPRHSGGVITELCDYPTEKQ; the protein is encoded by the coding sequence ATGCAAATTGACCATACAGGAATCGCCGTTCGAGATTTAGACGAGGCGATCACCTTTTATACGACCGTGTTAGGCGGAGAACTCATGGATCGCTATACAAATACGGCTACCGGGGTCGAAACCGAGTTAGCCGTTATCCATATCGGGGAAGATGTTATCGAATTACTACGTCCGACAAGTAATACGAGTCCGATTGCCCGGTTTATGAAAGCTCGAGGGAAAGGGGTCCATCACATCGCTTACCGCGTGGACGATTTAGATCAAGCCATTACCAAACACATGCAAAACGGAATCACGTTTTTAGAGGATACGCTTCGTACGACCGCTAAAGGTCGACGATTAATCTATATGGATCCGCGTCATTCAGGTGGCGTGATCACCGAACTTTGTGATTATCCTACAGAAAAGCAGTAA